ctgaagtgcccacgttcagagtccccacgtgtgccaagtctgatctgattggtcggcctgtcagctctgccgtaattgatcagtcgctcagcacggttctcggaaatgtcccgccccttttaccatattgggaatgcagccactttggctcagaggggagcaaaaacattagcaccttagcactactgtgctaccgcaggctacggcatatcatgggcgtgctacagaagttaacgggcgtgcaacatgagctgctgggccacaacgagccaatgggcttagatcagtgatctcacactgacaagacgtcacactggcaaaaaaaattgaggggggctagaaccgagcgttacatgcggctaatgctacagctaacaggaggacgtaagagaagccgcgtttctgcggactttgaatttttgcacatagatgtgcctaaacatgcacaggacacatggaaaacacactaaagagcatataaaaccagaaaaagaagaatatgacccctttaattGTTGCATAGCTTATTCAATACTCGCTAGTTAATAGTTGTAAATACCTTGTCCctttacctttattttaattttattccaATCTATGCTTATTTTGTGTGTAGTCATAAGCACGCTCTTCTTGTATGTTATGCTGCAACCCTTGAATgtccccactggggatcaataaaggatgaTCTCAGCTTCAGACCGAAATGACGGCGTCATCATGGGGAGAACTGAGTGAATTAAAAaagtatggatgcatgtcctcttcGGGCCTCCGTACATTTTAATCCAGACCCCAAGTATTGTAAAATATGTGGATAGAGAAACTCCATTGTGAGAGTTTTTCTTCAGTAAAAGATCTGAATGTTTCTTCAATGACTTGTGTGTGACTCCCCTGACATCATCTGACCCTCTCAGCTTGTTGTGTGGAGAAAGTGGAACCTTAGAAAAAATGCTCGCTTTAAATGACATAATGCAAAGTttggggatgtgtgtgtgtggggggggagtgtttgtgtcattttgtgttaCAGCTCGTGCGAGTCATTGGTGgaaaagaggggaggaagaTTTGAGAATATTGCTGTTAAATGACTTTAGACAGCATGACATCACGGCGTAATTAAAACGACTTTCAGGAATTCCGTGTCCGATTCCTGCGCTCAGGTTTGgttggaggattttttttcgaGCACCTGCAGGTTGGTGTGTGAGTGAAATATTTTCCCTGGACGGATTTCAAACTTTgaagggaaagagaaaaaaaaaaaaccggaGGCAGCGGCATTACGCCATTCTTGCctctgttggaaaaaaaaaagtgggattTAAAGAAGTTTCTTACAAGATATCCAGCAGAATCGTGCCGTGGAGTGTTTGAAGCAAGAGCACTTTTTTTCTCAGCCTTATTTCTCGGATTTTCTGCACTTCTACCACGGGCAGGATCTCTGCAGCACTATGGTGCTTACAGATGACGGATGGGAGAATATAGGTTTGCAGGATTTGTTTCTTCAACTTGTTAAACTCACTTGTAGTCCACATCTTTGCTTTTACAACCTCGCATGTGTCTGCAGCGAGAGAGgcacttttgatttatttcattccCTTCAGAGCAAAGAACAAACTCAGAGGATGAGAGACTCGGACCGAACAGGACTTCTCCCTCTTCTTATTTTAATCCAACGGATCAATTCATTTTGAACGGACTGATGTTTAATACAATGACGGCCTGGATAAAGACTCAAGGACATTAGGATGAAAGTTGTGAAGCGTCTGTCCCTCCTGCTGAGCTGCTGGACTCTCATTTACCTGCATCCCGTCCTCGGTTCACTCAGTCGGACCAGACCGAGCGAGCACCAACAGCATCGGCTTGGAGAGGCAGTGGAGCGGGTAGCAGGCGGCGGGGAAGGGGAGCAGAGCCGCCGGGTGAGCACCGGGGGAACAGCAACCGCTGGAAGGCAAGTGGTGACGGCTCCTGGGACTTGGAAACCTGCACCGGTGAGTCCAGCGAGGATTACGCGGATCCGCGCAGGTCCACCGTTAATAAAGGGCGAAACGGCTGTTATTAAAACGAAACTTGCAGCCAAGGAATCTGCGTCCTCATCCTCGTTACAGCGCGGCGGATCAGTGTCGTTGAATcgtgcacagcagcagcagcatcagcagcaacaaCGAGACAGACCAGTGAGCTTAGGGCGCAAAGAGGCTGTGCGCTCCTGGCCGCCCGCCGGGGATGCTCACGTTAAAGCGCACGCTCCCGCGGCTTTCAGCGCGCATGCAGCTGGGAAAGCAGTCGGGATCGcggctgctggtggtggtggtggtggtagggGTGGCCTGCCAGGGAAACAATTTGGGAAAGTTGCCCCAAGAGTGAGCGCCGTTTCTCCGGTACGCACCGCGCCACCTCAGAGAGCTCCCGGGGCGcaggcacagcagcagcagagcgcGGGTGTGGTGGCGCAGAGGGGAACCGGCTTCAAACCCCCGAAAACAAACAACCGGGAAACGCATCCCAAGCAGCCGCTGGTCACCCCCCACGACTACATGCTGTCGCTGTACTGGTCTCTCTCCACCGGGGATCTGAACAGCAGCGCGCTGCATGAAGCGGGTCTGGCCAACACCATCACCAGCTTCGTGGATAAAGGGCAAGGTAACACAACCCGCTGACTaaccctctttctctcttttcagacatgttgctcatgATGTTGAACATTTGTCACACAAGATCCTCAAAGGTTTAAAGTAATTTCCCTTTTCCTGAGGAGGACACAACAAAGACTAATTGATGGATCTTCATCGCTTTTGTTtagttagaataaaaaaaaggttggtcCATGTCTGAGGGAGGACTTTTGAAATTTGATGGTTGTCAAAATGATCAATAGGCCTACCAAGGAGAGCGCAGTATACGGTACGGTGGGGAAACggtgccaacatatttgtgcaattcaggCAGTGTGAAGGTTTTATCTTGAAACTTTTGGTTAACAATAATTTAGTTtgaatcatttaatttaaataatttgaataaTCTATTTTGAAGCTTGGAAATTCTGCTAGCATGAAAACCCTGTTTGGCAGTAACACACTTAAAttgagagtgttttttttttacctgggtTTGAAATCCATCTTTTCTATTGCGGCTAGTTAGATTATTAGATGAGCGGCGGTGCTTATAAACCGTATTTGAATCAGAAAATGTCAGACTTAAGAAGCACTGAGCCGAGGAATCAGAGGCTGAGTGGATGAGCATGAGCTGATGTGGAGATGATGGATGTCTGATTTGCGTCTGGGCGATGTGACTGAGAGAACTGGAGGTCAGGcactctgctgtctgcaggtTTCCGGAGGAGGGGCGGTGCTGGAAACAGGGCTGTAAATTGTCTAAATGTAGACATGCCTGTTAGAGGAGTTCATGAGGTAAGAGGAGTTAGAGCATCTGGAGGAGAGTCAGGAAGGTCAGctgctcctgcacacacacacacacacacacacacacacacacacacacacacacacacacagaggggatgATGGGAAAAGAGATGACTCTGTTACACATAAATGTGCTGGAACTGACTTCAAAGCTGCAGCGAGGCTGAGTGAGCTATCACATATCTTAATGTCACTAAACGCTGTGTGTTAAAGGGGGAGTTCCACATTTTGGGGAAACATGCTCATTGGCTATCTTCCGAGATTTAGATAAAGCTTTGATACCTGCTGGATCTAAcaactgttagcttagcttagcataaagaataGAAGGTGGAGAGAGAGGTAGCTGGGCTCTGTCCAAAGGCGTCAAACACCACCTTGTAAAAACTCTataaactcattatttattgaGTATTTCGTTCTTCTCATACCTGCCAAACCAGAGTATAAAAACTTGTAGTTGTGGTTTTATGGAGGGACTTGACCTGATCATTTATGCATACATTATACAACATTTTTAACTAGTGACCTCAAGAGGTTCTGTACGGAAGCCCAAAGTGGACAAGCATCAATACAGTTTATTTAACTCGGTTTATTTCGGTTGTTTTCATCAAGATCGTAGATACCCTGCCCGACTCGGCCCCTAGCCTGAGGCCAGCCGGGTtttgaggtctttttttttttctaaagaagaCGTTGGAGTCTCTGTAATACTCCGGGGGCTCGTTGCTGAGCAGAGCATAGAGAGGGAGTGTAGTAACACAGGGAAATGTTAAACCGTGTAGCAGCAGACTCAGTTATTGCTCAAAATGTAGAAGTGTTCCATTAAAGTTGTCAAacgtcagttttttttatatctaagcattttaaatgtatcatattgtgttttttttattatttatggtatccaaaagtaccaaagctttaaaaaaaacttgtcaaTGACATTTTAATCAAAAGCTGCCACGAGcataagagagagagcagcgaggGCGTTTTCAGATTCACATGTCCGCATATAATGAGGTTCCTCAAGTCCTTTTGGtgttaaagttacatttatgtTTCTTAAGAATAGAGCAGAGAACAGAGAGGTGTCCCTGTCgaaacatgaacaaacacaaatgttgccaatgtatttgttaaTTTAGGCAGTTGGAATAAGTTTGCTTCCATTTCTGGAAACTTAAAAGAAGAACAGACGAGTATTCTCATTTTGTTGCCGTGGTTCTGAACAAGTATCGAAATCATTTGATTTTCACTGATATCATAGTGAAGTCTAAATTCTGTTACCGTGACAACGCTAGTTCCATAAAAGTCTAAGAAGACATGTTTTCTAAATTGCTGTACAACAtcgagacttttttttttcttttacacatttattcattaatttGCACAAAGAATTTAAAGTCACAGTTTGTgaactccaccaccagggggctctcccCAATGAAAACGACCTCCGaggttgaccgtagtcatgacgtccgggcgaaaccgacctgaggaggagaacatgtttacaggcgagctgatgtatccgagtataatttacatgatgtttttatcacagcagcacaaacagcaacagtacggcagctttcaggagcagctcacgcttccttatgcagcggccTTTGATGTAAcgtccggtgtttccatggcaacgataaacatgtcatgACGGTTACAACTTAAAATTAgggatttctctgtctttgaaaaCTGTCGGAAATATTTCATATAATGTAagtactgaacaaaaaaaatatataacatgggTTTGTCCATTTTTAGTTAATTTAGATACATGTTTGTGTAAAATTCAACGTTTTGTACCTTTAAGCACTCGGGTCATTCTCGATCCACTTCATCCTTCTTTGAATGGGAGCGAGGCATCGGGAAGAAGCGATGTCGCCAGCTTGTTATGCACCAACTTGGATGAATCAGACTTTGAATCAGACGTTTTAATGACAGTCGTTTGAttgtttgcttgtgtttccaTCACTGCCAGAGATTTTTGATTACAAATCACGTTTTCCAGAGTCTTTGAGTTTTGGGTAAATGTCTGCGCTCATGCtatctgtgtgtgctgtttaaTCTGGGTttcttaagtgtgtgtgtgtgtgtgtgtgtgtttgaaccaTCTGGTCAGTCATGCTGCTCTCAGTGATATACGGCCTCAGGAGGGTAAATAAACACTCCTCACAGCCACAAGTCGGGTGGCCCCCCTGTGTAATGTTATCTTTAGGGTGTAAAACTGTTTGAAACAATGTTTAAATGAGCAGAGTTTAATATTTCTAGCTCTGCTAAAGGTTTACATTTCAGGCACTTAATGTACTTTTAATTTGGGCTTTATTTGTTTAGGGTGTCCACAGCAAATCGCTGCTGACCTCGTCCACATGTGGAGGGGCAGAGCCGAGGTGTAACTGATGGCCTGACACCGCTCTTCCCACACACTTgttcacattcattttcacttttttctgcctctgtttTCTTATCTTGCTCACCCTCACTCAATTACAACATGCTGTTCAGATGTCAGATAATTACATCTCAGCGAACACTTTAACATAGCACTCTtctaaaggtccaatcagtgagatgtgtagagagtgagatgataaaggtatcttactatctgatcattaaggaaacatgttgaagtgctggcttctctgacaacaatgcagcagccagtatgtcctccttctaactttagattctgctcctgaatgctctggatttgtttggaccagagaaggtaggcgcttttaaggcgacccccccacacgctgttttggacgcccctcggtttgccagatatgagagcagttatcaggtcaacaggtgttgcagcgatggaagcgggcaagagaagtggttcagatagaagtgattgtacccgacctaaaaagcctctgcatgtttctaataagctccacgagcagaaacgtgctcaaactaggatcaatattggagatgcttttgaaaaatggagagaggttagaacacagaaaggtttacagacccatgcagagctggataaacactgaagcttcagagtccaccacatggtgacctgtgagagcatcgactgtagagaggaggggggggggggggggggggggggagacagctctctataatgttttgaatttggactgcagtacccattttaaacactaggggtcagagttacatattgctcctttaaataaatctgtaaaatatTATGTTGACCCTCAATGCCGGTCAATTTGTGCTCAAACCTCGACCAGCAGGTCATAGACTGGCTGTAGCTCTGGTTATTGGGCCTCCTCTTTCTTATACTACCAGGAGGCACTGTGCACTGTGTGAGACCGATgaagctggctaaacactgaagcttcagtgtctcaCTGTCTGTCAACTGTCTCACCCAAAATCAAGCCTGGAGACTGCAGAGACGGGCTGCAGTGTTTAAGCAGCAGGCCAACATTACCCTGATGTTTAAGACTACAGAGCTGTCTCATAAACAAGCATCTCATTTTGGGTGGAGAAGTAGCTCAGACTTCCTCTCTTTCAGAACAAGGTTTTTGATCCAAACCAGTCTGGCTAAAAGAGCAATCATTCCACTTTAAGGACACTGCTGGCAGTGATAGAAATCGGGAGGTCATCAATAAAGGATGCCTCGTCATGTTAGTCACCTGATGGACCTGTCAGCAGCCTGTGGTACTCTGCAAGTACACATCTCCATTAATTAGAGTGCATCATTTACCAGCAGGTAGGCTAATCATCATTCTACAGAAACATGACTGCTGTCAGTGATAGAaagcttaaaggtgcactgtgtagatttggtagtgaaatttgaaagttggaaaagtgaaacaattctatgctatattttctgaaccgAATAcataaactttattcaaaggaaaaaatgttgtttggagctaaaaagctaccaggagagttacgcttTGACTGTTgcggccccccaccataacttctcgtgtagcattttatcttcaaacagtgttcaggGGAGCACATTTTCCTCcgaggacagtttgtgtgaatagttatgaacatataccacagaatctgtgcacttctccaactttcaaatttctctaccaaaactacatagtgcacctttaatgtcaTTAATGAAGGAGGCCAAATCCTCAGTATTCGCTCGATGGACCCGTCAGCAACACCCTTTAAAGCAAGCCTCCTCTGCTACAGAACTGTACAAGTGTTCGAGTCCCACCTGATGGAGCACAAATAGCACAATTGGTGGAAGAAATATTAGAAATTTGGGTCGCTAGTTTCATGGAGGAGTTGGTGGTCCACGGTCGCCTCTGTACTTTTTGTACCATCTCGTACCGTGTCAAAcctgtgtcattaaaaaaaactcaatttgaTTTAATGCAAACTCATGCAGCAGTGTCACAGCTTTCAGAGGACGTCCCATTATCACGTTCAATAACTTTCCAAAGtatgagagcagcagagggcCGAACCATCAGTCCCCTTTTAGAACAACCTGCTCTAACTCCATAGacccagaccccccccccccccccccccccccccccctcaaacaTTCAATCTTTAAAGCACTTTTATCCTCAATGTTGTTGTACGCTTATTAAAACAAATTCTTCTCAGTATGAGCTTTTTAAGAGCTTCCTGAGAGGAACGCCaggatttgtttgtgtgtgtgtgtgtgtgtgtgttgtgtgtgtgtgttgtgtgtgtgttgttgacagTTTGTTTCCTCCAAAGCTGAGAGCTGCAGGTCCAAAGTAACGGGTCTGTTTACAGTCTGATGTGGTCTCTCTGTCTGGTTCTAATGTACTTTTCAATGCATGCTAAAGTCCTGGatacaagggggggggggataacgTGAGAAGAAGTGAACAGAGGGGAGagatctgctgctgtgtgtgtgtgtgtgtgtgtgtgtgtgtgtgtgtgtgtgtgtgtgtgtgtgtgtgtgtgagtgtgtgtgtgtgtatgagtgtgtgtgtgtactttagTGGATTTCATTGCTGGATTTCATTTAGACACGGAGGTTCACTGGTTTCCTTCActgacaacaaaagaaaacattacacaCCACACCATTCAGTTCATTCCTCCtgatgttcttgtgtgtgtgtgtgtgtgtgtgtgtgtgtgtgtgtgtgtgtgtgtgtgtgtgtgtgtgtgtttgcatctgcCTGCAGGAGCAATATTAGCTCGCTGTAAGGatgtgtgtaaatatttgtCTTATCTAAGTCCTGATCCTCATTCTGTCTGAGGTATGTGTTTGCTCAAAGGATGCGACTGATATTTTATCTGCATCAGCAATCctaaaaagttttgttttatacCTTCATTGAGTAATTTTAGAAAACTTTAGGAGGTTAAAATGTCATGAAACAAAGAATGTCACTTCCCAAATGCTGCTTTCAAAGGTCAAAGACTGAAAAATCCAAAGATGTTATCGAGACATCTGAGATTCTGGAGACggcaaatatttgttttctttgcatcaagagaatgcagattattagatttaaaaaaagtagcaaCTCACTTTCTGTTGAACTTGTTTATCATTCTgtcttcaggtgtgtttctAAAcgtctgctctgtttgtctacCTGCATGTTTGTACCTATCTAGATTTGATCTGTCTGTTTCTTGGAACAGGCTGTacttgtctgtttctgtgtgtatgaatTTGCCTTTTTCTCAGCTTTGACTCATATTATTTTCTTGTCTCtgcttttgtgtctgtgtcctcCCTCGCAGACGAGCGTGGGCCCCAGCTGAGACGGCAGAGGTATCACTTCAATGTCAGCTCTCTGGAACGAGacgggctcctgggggctgaaTTACGCATCCTGAGGAAGCGCCTGTCTGACCCCCGGAGAGCCTTCTTTGGATCTGCAGCcgctgatggaggaggaggaggaggaggaggagggggagggggtggtggaGGCTCGTCCCCGTGCCTGAAGCTGTACACCTGCTCTTCAGGTAAACAACCggctgctctgctgcagacCAAAACCGTGGAGGATCTGCACGGCGGAGGCGGATTTGGCAGCAAATGGGAAGTGTTTGACATATGGAAAGTCTTTAAGGGCTTTAAAATCCAGCAGAACCAGCTCGCTCAGCAGCTGTGCTTTGAACTGGAGGCCCAGGAGCACAGAGGTGGCCGCCCCGTGGACCTGCGCGCTCTCGGGTTTGCTCGACCCGGGAGGAGCAACAAGGAAAAGGCCTTCTTCCTGGCGTTCGGCAAAAGCAAGAAGCGGGATCTTTTCTACAACGAGATTAAAGCGAGGTCAGGCCATGACAACAAAACTGTCTATGAATACCTGTTCACTCAGCGACGGATGCGGCGAGCGCCCGCCGCGAGGGGGGCTAAAAAAACCCTGCAGCCGCTGCCGCCATCCCTCCCCCAGCACCAGGTGGTGAAGACGCAGACGAGGCCGCGGTGTAACCGACGGCGACTCCATGTGAACTTTAAAGAGATGGGCTGGGACGACTGGATCATCGCGCCGCTGGAGTACGAGGCCTTCCACTGCGACGGCGCCTGCGACTTCCCCATCCGCTCGCACCTCGAGCCCACCAACCACGCCATCATCCAGACCCTGATGAACTCCATGGACCCGGAGTCGACGCCGCCGACCTGCTGCGTGCCGACGCGGCTCAGCCCGATCAGCATCCTATACATCGACTCGGCCAACAACGTCGTCTACAAGCAGTACGAGGACATGGTGGTGGAGTCGTGCGGCTGCAGGTAGCGAAGAAAGACAGACGGAAAAACCCGGTCTGCACTTTCCTTTTCATTAAGGTCAGACCTAAAAGACTGAACAGACTGTGACTGAACTCCCAACTATGCAGCAGACATCGCTCTTCACACTCAAGTGGACTATCAGACTGCATACCAAAGACTCTGTTAAGACTAAACAGAGGAAAAGAAACTCCTGGAGGTGATGCTGTTCATCATCCCATCACTTAAACTTCTGTGTAATGTGGTGACGAGAAGCCAAACATCCAGATATTAGAGactgatttttacttttttgttgtcGTTTTTCAGATTTGTATCTCCCGACTGTTGTAAAAAGTTATAAAGCGTGGTGATTTATACTCTAAAATGCCCTTTTTCCAGCACTTATCTGCCATTGTGCCC
The Labrus mixtus chromosome 7, fLabMix1.1, whole genome shotgun sequence DNA segment above includes these coding regions:
- the gdf5 gene encoding growth/differentiation factor 5; protein product: MKVVKRLSLLLSCWTLIYLHPVLGSLSRTRPSEHQQHRLGEAVERVAGGGEGEQSRRVSTGGTATAGRQVVTAPGTWKPAPVSPARITRIRAGPPLIKGETAVIKTKLAAKESASSSSLQRGGSVSLNRAQQQQHQQQQRDRPVSLGRKEAVRSWPPAGDAHVKAHAPAAFSAHAAGKAVGIAAAGGGGGGRGGLPGKQFGKVAPRVSAVSPVRTAPPQRAPGAQAQQQQSAGVVAQRGTGFKPPKTNNRETHPKQPLVTPHDYMLSLYWSLSTGDLNSSALHEAGLANTITSFVDKGQDERGPQLRRQRYHFNVSSLERDGLLGAELRILRKRLSDPRRAFFGSAAADGGGGGGGGGGGGGGGSSPCLKLYTCSSGKQPAALLQTKTVEDLHGGGGFGSKWEVFDIWKVFKGFKIQQNQLAQQLCFELEAQEHRGGRPVDLRALGFARPGRSNKEKAFFLAFGKSKKRDLFYNEIKARSGHDNKTVYEYLFTQRRMRRAPAARGAKKTLQPLPPSLPQHQVVKTQTRPRCNRRRLHVNFKEMGWDDWIIAPLEYEAFHCDGACDFPIRSHLEPTNHAIIQTLMNSMDPESTPPTCCVPTRLSPISILYIDSANNVVYKQYEDMVVESCGCR